A genomic region of Bubalus kerabau isolate K-KA32 ecotype Philippines breed swamp buffalo chromosome 10, PCC_UOA_SB_1v2, whole genome shotgun sequence contains the following coding sequences:
- the FOXB1 gene encoding forkhead box protein B1 gives MPRPGRNTYSDQKPPYSYISLTAMAIQSSPEKMLPLSEIYKFIMDRFPYYRENTQRWQNSLRHNLSFNDCFIKIPRRPDQPGKGSFWALHPSCGDMFENGSFLRRRKRFKVLKSDHLAPSKPADAAQYLQQQAKLRLSALAASGTHLPQMPTAAYNLGGVAQPSGFKHPFAIENIIAREYKMPGGLAFSAMQPVPAAYPLPNQLTTMGSSLGTGWPHVYGSAGMIDSATPISMASGDYSAYGVPLKPLCHAAGQTLPAIPVPIKPTPAAVPALPALPAPIPTLLSNSPPSLSPTSSQTATSQSSPATPSETLTSPASALHSVAVH, from the coding sequence ATGCCTCGGCCGGGCCGCAACACGTATAGCGACCAGAAGCCGCCCTACTCATACATATCGCTAACCGCCATGGCCATCCAGAGCTCGCCAGAGAAGATGCTGCCGTTGAGCGAAATCTACAAGTTCATCATGGACCGCTTCCCCTACTATCGGGAGAACACGCAGCGCTGGCAGAACAGCCTGCGCCACAACCTTTCCTTCAACGACTGCTTCATTAAGATCCCGCGGCGGCCAGACCAGCCTGGCAAGGGCAGCTTCTGGGCGCTGCACCCCAGCTGCGGGGACATGTTCGAGAACGGCAGCTTCTTGAGGCGCCGCAAGCGCTTCAAGGTGCTCAAGTCGGACCACCTGGCGCCCAGCAAGCCCGCTGACGCCGCGCAGTACCTGCAGCAGCAGGCCAAGCTGCGCCTGAGCGCGCTGGCCGCCTCGGGCACGCACCTGCCGCAGATGCCCACGGCCGCCTACAACCTGGGCGGCGTGGCGCAGCCCTCAGGCTTCAAGCATCCCTTTGCCATCGAGAATATCATCGCACGCGAGTACAAGATGCCCGGGGGGCTGGCGTTCTCCGCCATGCAGCCCGTGCCCGCCGCCTACCCGCTCCCCAACCAGTTGACTACGATGGGCAGCTCGCTGGGCACCGGCTGGCCACACGTGTACGGTTCCGCGGGCATGATCGATTCAGCCACCCCCATCTCCATGGCAAGTGGCGATTACAGCGCCTACGGCGTGCCACTGAAGCCTCTGTGTCACGCAGCGGGCCAGACACTGCCCGCCATCCCCGTGCCCATCAAGCCCACACCAGCCGCAGTGCCTGCCCTGCCCGCGCTGCCTGCTCCCATCCCCACCTTGCTCTCGAACTCGCCGCCCTCGCTTAGCCCCACGTCCTCTCAAACAGCCACCAGCCAAAGCAGCCCCGCTACTCCCAGCGAAACGCTCACCAGCCCGGCCTCCGCCTTGCACTCAGTGGCGGTGCACTGA